From Flavobacterium arcticum, the proteins below share one genomic window:
- a CDS encoding peptidylprolyl isomerase — translation MKLKKVLLGLFLFIAATSFAQQEKKEVLFTIDGNPYYTEEFVRVYNKNLDLVKDDSQKDLDNYLDLFIGYKLKVNKANKLGLQDGKKYQSELKSYRTQLAKNYLTDTEVTDELLEEAYERSKKEINGSHILFMVSENATPADTLKAYNKAIDVRKKALAGQDFGQLAVQYSEDPSAKDNKGELGYFSVFRMVYQFESGAYNTPKGEVSMPVRTRYGYHLIKVNDVRDNRGEISVAHIMILKPRKEDAAEEAKAKQTIEEIYQKLKQGEDFESLAKQFSQDKSTAPAGGKLNKFNSGELSSVTFEDHAFALNTPGEYSEPFQSEYGWHIVKLIEKHAAKPFEDVKDEFENRIKRDDRSKLIAASMNEKLRVKYKVDRDAKVYAKMLKMLNEKVYEKSWAVPAESDIYDKTLLTINGEKELKVKPFLDYLASHQTSVAPLKPLSKYADAVIDKYLDEQIAIYYNDNLEREYPEFGIVMEEYRDGLLLFDLMEKEIWEKAKIDTTGLEQFYKNNIAHYQWKERVDVDIYSSTDESVIKKTRKYLKKGKDATYIKEKLNTADKVAVIEKVGVFETDNEVLPKQDKYKEGVSGIIEKGDYYYVVKTNKILPAGSKTLEECKGRVINDYQQYLESTWVDSLKSEFTVKVNKDVFGKVKKQLHQ, via the coding sequence ATGAAATTAAAAAAGGTTCTTTTAGGTTTATTCTTATTTATTGCAGCAACTTCGTTTGCTCAACAGGAAAAAAAAGAGGTTTTATTTACCATAGACGGTAACCCTTATTATACTGAAGAATTTGTAAGAGTGTATAATAAAAACCTCGATTTGGTAAAAGATGACTCTCAAAAAGATTTAGATAATTACCTCGACCTTTTTATAGGTTATAAATTGAAAGTGAATAAAGCAAACAAACTTGGTTTGCAAGATGGTAAAAAATACCAAAGCGAGCTAAAATCATATCGTACTCAGCTTGCTAAAAACTACCTTACCGATACAGAGGTAACCGATGAACTTCTTGAAGAAGCCTATGAACGTTCTAAAAAAGAAATAAACGGTTCACATATACTGTTTATGGTAAGTGAAAATGCAACGCCTGCCGATACACTAAAAGCATACAATAAGGCTATAGATGTGCGTAAAAAAGCATTAGCAGGTCAAGATTTTGGTCAACTTGCTGTGCAATATTCCGAAGATCCTTCTGCTAAAGATAATAAAGGAGAGTTAGGATATTTCTCTGTTTTTAGAATGGTATATCAGTTTGAGAGTGGAGCATATAACACACCTAAAGGAGAGGTTTCTATGCCTGTGCGCACTCGTTATGGATATCATTTAATAAAAGTAAATGATGTAAGAGATAATAGAGGTGAAATTAGCGTTGCACACATAATGATATTAAAGCCAAGGAAAGAAGATGCTGCCGAAGAAGCTAAAGCAAAGCAAACTATAGAAGAGATATACCAAAAATTAAAGCAAGGAGAAGACTTTGAAAGCTTAGCTAAGCAGTTTTCTCAAGATAAATCTACTGCACCAGCAGGAGGTAAGCTAAATAAGTTTAATTCAGGAGAACTAAGCTCTGTTACATTCGAAGATCATGCATTTGCATTAAATACACCAGGAGAATATTCTGAACCATTTCAGTCAGAATACGGTTGGCATATTGTTAAACTTATAGAAAAACACGCTGCTAAACCTTTCGAAGATGTAAAAGATGAATTTGAAAACAGAATAAAGAGAGATGACCGCTCTAAGCTTATAGCTGCTTCTATGAATGAGAAACTTAGAGTTAAATATAAGGTAGATAGAGATGCTAAGGTGTATGCTAAAATGCTAAAGATGCTTAACGAAAAAGTATATGAAAAATCTTGGGCTGTACCAGCAGAGAGCGATATTTATGACAAAACCTTACTTACTATTAACGGAGAAAAGGAACTTAAAGTAAAACCGTTTTTAGATTACCTTGCTTCACACCAAACAAGTGTTGCACCACTAAAACCACTATCTAAATATGCAGATGCTGTTATAGATAAATATTTAGATGAGCAAATTGCTATTTACTATAATGATAACCTTGAAAGAGAATATCCTGAGTTTGGTATTGTAATGGAGGAGTATCGAGATGGTTTATTGCTTTTTGATCTTATGGAAAAAGAAATTTGGGAAAAAGCAAAAATTGATACTACTGGGCTTGAGCAATTTTATAAAAATAATATAGCTCACTACCAGTGGAAAGAGAGAGTAGATGTAGATATATATTCTTCTACTGACGAAAGTGTTATAAAGAAAACAAGAAAATACCTTAAAAAAGGTAAAGACGCTACATATATTAAAGAAAAACTAAACACAGCAGATAAAGTTGCTGTTATAGAAAAAGTAGGTGTTTTTGAAACGGATAACGAAGTATTACCAAAACAAGATAAGTATAAAGAAGGTGTTTCTGGCATTATAGAAAAAGGTGATTATTATTATGTAGTAAAAACTAATAAAATATTGCCTGCTGGTTCAAAAACTCTAGAGGAGTGTAAAGGACGTGTAATAAACGATTATCAGCAGTACCTTGAAAGTACTTGGGTAGATAGTCTTAAGTCTGAATTTACTGTAAAAGTAAACAAAGATGTATTTGGAAAAGTAAAAAAACAGCTTCATCAATAA
- a CDS encoding OmpA family protein, producing the protein MKRILLITFLFFSITVCFGQYKLKKADKLFNEMAYIDAAKAYEAYIAAKYKPAKHTKLNIADTYYYIGKYKNAQSWYEKYGDDALDEVHFNRYIQTLRITELYEKADDLMRKHLAGNIEKLKQFEAQKAHLNSINNIESLYIITNLESNTNKADFGTAFYGNKIVYASGKDMSHLGGKIYQWNEQPFLDLYVAERNTDDGSFMTETKFMPKAQTRYHNASLVFTPDLQTVYYSTNTVKKHGKLDSAEDGTNNIRIVKGTIADSTIVKTKALPFSKINYSVAHPALSTDGKWMFFTSDMPGGYGETDIYAVAIKTNGTFGKPINLGDKINTSGKEMFPFVNGDKLYFASNGHYGLGGLDIFESDIKDEINFSEPKNLGKPINSNLDDFAYIIDSDNNYGYFSSNRTGGKGDDDIYYFTKREPVCIHILTGVVTDATSGAPIEGVTIKASDVYGEVVGTGDVITDARGKYTLEQVPCNYYIMVGAFKKGYSTDTDDVTTPDAPSGEVRMDFELIRYDNLITKEDSIEKIKIEPIYFDFDKYDITPQAATELDKVVFVLEKFTDIIIKIESHTDSRGEDDYNILLSNNRAKATYAYILSKGIAPERIESVKGYGELQLRNKCSNGVKCTEEEHLYNRRSDFIIVKK; encoded by the coding sequence ATGAAAAGAATACTACTTATAACCTTTTTGTTTTTCAGCATAACAGTTTGTTTTGGTCAGTATAAACTAAAGAAAGCTGATAAGTTGTTTAATGAAATGGCATATATAGATGCTGCCAAAGCCTATGAGGCTTATATAGCAGCAAAATATAAACCAGCAAAACATACAAAACTGAATATTGCTGATACCTATTATTATATCGGTAAATATAAAAATGCCCAAAGTTGGTATGAAAAGTATGGGGATGATGCTCTTGATGAAGTTCATTTTAACCGCTACATACAAACGCTGAGAATTACTGAGCTTTATGAAAAAGCAGATGATTTGATGCGAAAACATCTAGCAGGTAATATTGAAAAGTTAAAACAATTTGAAGCTCAAAAAGCACACCTTAATAGTATTAATAATATAGAATCGTTATATATCATAACTAATCTTGAGAGTAATACCAATAAAGCTGATTTTGGTACTGCTTTTTATGGAAATAAAATAGTGTATGCATCAGGTAAAGACATGAGCCATTTGGGTGGTAAAATATACCAATGGAACGAACAGCCTTTTTTAGATTTATATGTAGCAGAACGCAATACAGATGATGGCTCATTTATGACAGAAACAAAGTTTATGCCCAAAGCCCAAACACGATATCATAATGCATCTTTGGTTTTTACACCCGATTTGCAAACGGTATATTATAGTACAAATACTGTAAAAAAACATGGTAAGCTGGACAGCGCAGAAGATGGTACTAATAATATACGCATTGTAAAGGGGACAATAGCTGATAGCACTATAGTAAAAACAAAAGCACTGCCTTTTAGTAAAATCAATTATTCGGTAGCGCATCCTGCACTTAGTACCGATGGTAAATGGATGTTTTTTACGAGCGATATGCCGGGTGGTTATGGCGAAACAGATATTTATGCAGTAGCAATAAAAACTAATGGTACTTTTGGTAAGCCTATAAATTTAGGCGATAAAATTAATACATCGGGAAAAGAGATGTTTCCGTTTGTGAATGGCGATAAACTTTATTTTGCATCAAATGGTCATTATGGGTTAGGCGGGCTTGATATATTTGAAAGTGATATAAAAGACGAAATTAATTTTAGCGAACCTAAAAACTTAGGCAAACCTATAAATAGTAACCTTGATGATTTTGCTTATATAATTGATTCAGATAATAATTATGGCTACTTTTCTTCTAACCGCACAGGAGGTAAAGGAGATGATGATATCTATTATTTTACAAAAAGAGAACCTGTTTGCATACATATTCTTACTGGTGTTGTAACCGATGCTACAAGTGGGGCGCCTATTGAGGGGGTTACAATAAAAGCAAGCGATGTTTATGGAGAAGTAGTTGGAACAGGCGATGTAATTACTGATGCAAGAGGAAAATATACACTAGAACAAGTGCCGTGTAACTATTATATTATGGTAGGTGCTTTTAAAAAAGGGTATAGTACCGACACTGATGATGTTACTACACCTGATGCACCATCTGGCGAAGTAAGGATGGATTTTGAATTGATTAGATATGATAATCTCATAACTAAAGAGGACAGTATAGAAAAAATTAAAATAGAACCTATTTATTTTGATTTTGATAAATACGACATCACACCGCAGGCAGCTACTGAGTTGGATAAAGTGGTATTTGTATTAGAAAAATTCACTGATATTATTATAAAAATAGAATCGCATACCGATTCTAGAGGAGAAGATGATTATAACATATTACTTTCTAATAATAGAGCTAAGGCTACTTATGCCTATATTTTATCGAAAGGTATAGCTCCTGAGCGTATAGAAAGTGTGAAAGGTTATGGTGAGCTACAATTGAGGAATAAATGTAGTAATGGTGTAAAGTGTACTGAAGAAGAACACTTGTATAACAGGCGATCTGATTTTATAATTGTAAAGAAATAA
- a CDS encoding PorP/SprF family type IX secretion system membrane protein — protein MKFFFVTLKIGLSLLFVLAVQGVTAQQDPQYTQYMYNTLTVNPGYTGSTEGIDAILLHRSQWIGIDGAPRTQAFSVHSPIWNDKVGLGLSAINERIGPVDEFYIDGNFSYTLYLGEQGRLAFGLKAGARVLNIDWSRGRYYQAGDPLLNTNINNSIAATIGSGVYYYTDKWYAGVSIPNFIKDNYYDDIQETVVSGRLHYYVMGGYVFDVSDSVKFKPAILSKIVTGSPITIDGSANFLLQEKYTLGVAYRWDDAVSALAGFQLTKQLFIGYSYDYSTTELSKYNDGSHEILLRFQLQPKTTRIKSPRFF, from the coding sequence ATGAAGTTCTTTTTTGTCACTTTAAAAATAGGTTTATCACTATTGTTTGTTCTTGCAGTACAGGGCGTTACAGCACAGCAAGACCCACAGTATACCCAATATATGTATAATACCCTTACAGTTAATCCGGGCTATACAGGATCTACAGAGGGTATAGATGCGATATTACTACATCGTTCACAATGGATAGGTATAGATGGAGCACCTCGCACACAAGCGTTTAGTGTACACTCGCCTATATGGAATGATAAAGTGGGGCTGGGGCTTAGTGCTATTAACGAGAGAATAGGTCCTGTAGATGAATTTTATATAGATGGTAATTTTTCATATACATTATATTTAGGAGAGCAAGGTAGGTTAGCTTTCGGATTGAAAGCAGGTGCAAGAGTACTAAATATTGACTGGTCACGAGGGCGATATTATCAGGCAGGAGATCCTTTACTTAATACAAATATTAATAATAGTATAGCGGCAACCATTGGTTCGGGTGTGTATTATTATACCGATAAATGGTATGCGGGTGTCTCGATACCTAATTTTATAAAGGACAATTATTATGATGATATACAAGAAACGGTAGTTTCGGGCAGGTTACATTATTATGTAATGGGGGGGTATGTATTTGATGTTTCTGATAGCGTAAAGTTTAAACCTGCTATTTTGAGTAAAATAGTAACAGGTTCACCTATTACTATTGATGGTTCTGCTAATTTTTTGTTACAGGAAAAATATACATTAGGTGTAGCTTACCGATGGGATGACGCTGTGAGTGCTTTAGCAGGTTTCCAACTTACTAAACAATTATTTATTGGTTACTCCTACGATTATTCAACAACCGAGTTGAGTAAGTATAATGATGGTTCGCATGAAATATTATTACGTTTTCAGTTGCAGCCAAAAACTACCCGTATTAAATCGCCAAGATTTTTCTAA
- a CDS encoding glyceraldehyde-3-phosphate dehydrogenase: protein MNNNVLYEKELSFQADRRRAGVEFIKIVSDLWYDKSIELVLFRNQLIDRNVSDIINLHEYAVEFVNKPINIFDSVEIARAIQSLDLPPSRVDIGKLTYEYHLEDDKYNDATAFVLDKLKDAKASRNIEPKDVVLYGFGRIGRLLAREMMSKIGKGNQLRLRAIVTRDKNNTDLLEKRASLLRYDSIHGDFEGSVSADPENNALIINGTTVHMISAGSPEEIDYTKYGINNALIIDNTGAFTTEEALKRHLTSNGAEKVLLTAPGKGVPNIVYGVNQNEYNPDEVDIFSAASCTTNAITPVLKAVEDTLGVVKGHLETIHAYTNDQNLVDNMHKKYRRGRAAGLNMVITETGAGSAVAKALPSLAGKLTSNAIRVPVPNGSLVVLNLEIEKNTTVAEVNDIMKHYALEGQLVEQIKYSLSNELVSSDIVGTAQPAIFDSHATIVSADGKNIVLYIWYDNEYGYSHQVIRLAKYIAQVRRYTYY from the coding sequence ATGAACAATAATGTTTTATACGAAAAGGAACTGTCTTTCCAAGCTGACCGAAGGAGAGCAGGGGTAGAATTCATTAAAATTGTAAGCGATCTATGGTATGATAAATCTATAGAGCTTGTACTATTTAGAAATCAGCTTATAGACAGAAACGTAAGCGACATTATTAACTTGCATGAATATGCTGTTGAGTTTGTAAACAAACCCATAAATATATTCGACTCTGTAGAAATCGCAAGAGCCATACAGTCGTTAGATCTTCCACCTTCTCGTGTAGATATAGGTAAGCTTACTTATGAGTACCATCTTGAAGATGATAAATATAACGATGCTACAGCTTTTGTACTAGATAAACTTAAAGATGCCAAAGCAAGCCGAAATATTGAACCTAAAGATGTAGTACTATATGGTTTTGGACGAATAGGAAGGTTATTAGCAAGAGAAATGATGTCGAAAATAGGTAAAGGCAACCAGCTACGCCTTAGAGCCATTGTTACTCGTGATAAAAACAATACTGACTTACTTGAAAAAAGAGCTTCATTATTGCGTTATGACTCTATACATGGTGATTTTGAAGGCTCGGTATCTGCCGATCCTGAAAATAATGCGCTTATCATAAATGGTACTACTGTACACATGATTAGTGCAGGAAGCCCAGAGGAGATAGATTATACTAAATATGGTATTAACAATGCGCTTATTATTGATAACACAGGGGCATTTACTACCGAAGAAGCTTTAAAACGTCACCTTACTTCTAACGGAGCAGAAAAAGTATTACTTACTGCACCAGGTAAAGGTGTACCTAATATAGTATATGGTGTAAACCAAAATGAGTATAACCCTGATGAAGTTGATATTTTCTCGGCAGCATCATGTACTACTAATGCGATAACTCCAGTACTTAAAGCTGTAGAAGATACACTAGGGGTAGTAAAAGGACACCTAGAAACAATACATGCATATACTAACGACCAGAACTTGGTTGATAATATGCACAAAAAATACCGCCGTGGTAGAGCTGCAGGGCTTAATATGGTTATTACCGAAACTGGTGCTGGTAGCGCTGTTGCTAAAGCATTACCATCATTAGCAGGTAAGTTAACCTCTAACGCTATTCGTGTACCTGTACCTAACGGATCATTAGTAGTACTAAACCTAGAAATAGAAAAAAACACTACTGTAGCTGAGGTAAATGATATTATGAAGCACTACGCCTTAGAGGGGCAACTGGTAGAGCAGATAAAATATTCGCTTAGTAACGAACTAGTATCATCTGATATTGTAGGGACTGCTCAGCCTGCTATTTTTGATAGCCATGCCACTATAGTGAGTGCCGATGGTAAAAACATAGTACTATATATATGGTATGATAACGAGTATGGTTATAGCCATCAAGTAATACGTCTTGCAAAATATATAGCGCAAGTAAGAAGATATACTTACTACTAG
- a CDS encoding peptidylprolyl isomerase, producing MKFINSKIYLVLAFTFLAFAPIKAQEIIKETETDTVKPVTVKPTGRIKVDGIVAVVGDYVVLDSDIDLMYRELQAQNVPVKDVKRCELLGKLMEDKLYAHQAIQDSIIVTDAEVNETMSKQIDYFVEQIGSEEKMVSYFKKRDMESFKTELFEMIKTQKLTEQMQKKIIDEVTITPEEVRIFFAKFKGEEIPVFGAEMEVAQIVIKPEISQEAKQRVIDRLNEIKNDVQQNGASFYSKAVLYSEDPGSRSNGGYYKMTRKTPFVKEFKDVAFSLDEGEISEPVETEFGYHLIYVEKIRGQELDVRHILMKPKVSNEALNKAKERIIQIRQRIQNGEISFAEAARSESDEKETRNSGGLLLNPRTLETRFELTKLPPEIYSDVVDLKEDEISPALLNDDERTGKSWKIMTVINRYDEHTADYALDYTKIKDLALKEKQIQAIAKWSNEKIEETYVKVSPEYRECNFANNWVK from the coding sequence ATGAAATTTATAAATAGCAAGATATACCTTGTACTTGCTTTTACATTCCTTGCTTTTGCACCTATAAAAGCTCAGGAAATTATTAAAGAAACAGAAACAGATACTGTAAAGCCAGTTACTGTAAAACCAACTGGTAGAATAAAAGTAGATGGCATTGTAGCAGTAGTAGGAGATTATGTAGTACTAGATTCTGATATTGATTTAATGTATAGAGAGCTGCAAGCTCAAAATGTGCCGGTAAAAGACGTTAAACGTTGTGAGCTTTTAGGTAAGCTGATGGAAGATAAACTATATGCCCACCAAGCAATACAAGATAGTATTATTGTTACTGATGCTGAGGTAAACGAGACTATGAGTAAGCAAATAGATTATTTTGTAGAGCAAATAGGATCTGAAGAGAAAATGGTATCTTATTTTAAAAAGAGAGATATGGAATCTTTTAAGACCGAACTTTTCGAAATGATAAAAACGCAAAAGCTTACTGAGCAAATGCAAAAGAAAATAATTGATGAGGTTACCATTACTCCAGAGGAGGTAAGGATATTTTTTGCTAAATTTAAAGGCGAAGAAATACCCGTATTTGGTGCCGAAATGGAGGTAGCACAAATTGTAATAAAACCCGAAATTTCTCAAGAAGCAAAGCAAAGAGTAATAGATAGACTCAACGAAATAAAAAATGATGTACAGCAAAATGGTGCTAGTTTTTATAGTAAAGCAGTATTGTACTCTGAAGATCCAGGTTCGAGGTCTAATGGCGGATATTATAAAATGACTAGAAAAACACCTTTTGTAAAAGAGTTTAAAGATGTTGCTTTTAGTCTTGACGAAGGAGAGATTTCTGAGCCAGTAGAAACAGAGTTTGGTTACCACCTTATATATGTAGAGAAAATTAGGGGGCAAGAATTAGATGTAAGGCATATACTAATGAAACCAAAAGTTAGTAATGAAGCATTAAACAAAGCTAAAGAAAGAATAATACAGATAAGACAACGCATACAAAACGGTGAAATATCATTTGCCGAAGCAGCAAGGTCAGAATCTGATGAAAAAGAAACAAGAAATAGTGGAGGGTTATTGTTGAACCCAAGAACATTAGAAACTCGTTTTGAATTAACCAAGCTTCCGCCAGAAATATATAGCGATGTAGTCGATCTTAAAGAGGACGAGATATCGCCAGCTTTACTAAATGATGATGAAAGAACAGGAAAAAGTTGGAAAATAATGACTGTTATTAATCGTTATGACGAGCACACAGCAGATTATGCCTTAGATTATACTAAGATAAAAGACCTTGCTCTTAAAGAAAAACAAATACAAGCAATAGCCAAGTGGAGCAACGAAAAAATTGAGGAAACCTACGTAAAAGTAAGTCCTGAATATCGTGAGTGTAACTTTGCTAATAACTGGGTTAAATAA
- a CDS encoding aconitate hydratase yields MAFDIDMIKKVYANMAERVDKARELVGRPLTLSEKILYSHLWDGTPSQAFTRGKDYVDFAPDRVACQDATAQMALLQFMHAGKPQVAVPTTVHCDHLIQAKVGANADLKRAKEQSNEVFDFLSSVSNKYGIGFWKPGAGIIHQVVLENYAFPGGMMIGTDSHTVNAGGLGMLAIGVGGADAVDVMSGMAWELKFPKLIGVKLTGKLSGWTAPKDVILKVAGILTVKGGTGAVVEYFGEGAKAMSCTGKGTICNMGAEVGATTSTFGYDESMDRYLRATNRADVADAANEVASYLTADDEVYANPEQYFDQVIEINLSELEPYLNGPFTPDLATPISKMRETAIKNDWPLNIQVGLIGSCTNSSYEDISRSASLAKQVADKNLKTKSKFTITPGSEVVRYTIERDGFIDTFDKIGATVFANACGPCIGMWDREGSEKEERNTIVHSFNRNFSKRADGNPNTLAFVGSPELVTALAIAGDLGFNPLTDKLINEDGEEVMLDEPTGNELPPKGFDAEDPGFQAPAVDGSGVKIVVSDSSERLQLLAPFTPWDGENIIGAKLLIKAFGKCTTDHISMAGPWLRFRGHLDNISNNMLIGAINAFNQKTNNVKNQLTGEYDAVPATARAYKAAGVPTVVVGDHNYGEGSSREHAAMEPRHLGVRVVLVKSFARIHETNLKKQGMLGLTFANEADYDKIQEDDTFNFIDLKEFAPGKQLTIEVVHADGTKEVIMANHSYNEGQIGWFVAGSALNLIAAASNA; encoded by the coding sequence ATGGCTTTTGATATTGATATGATCAAAAAGGTGTATGCTAATATGGCTGAACGTGTTGATAAGGCACGCGAACTTGTTGGTCGTCCGCTTACACTTTCGGAAAAGATTTTATACTCACACCTTTGGGACGGAACACCCTCTCAAGCTTTTACCCGCGGTAAAGACTATGTAGATTTTGCTCCAGATAGAGTAGCTTGTCAAGATGCTACTGCACAAATGGCACTACTACAGTTTATGCATGCAGGTAAACCACAAGTAGCTGTACCAACAACAGTGCATTGTGATCACCTTATACAAGCAAAAGTAGGCGCTAATGCCGATTTAAAAAGAGCTAAAGAACAGAGTAATGAAGTATTTGACTTCCTTTCTTCTGTATCTAATAAATATGGTATTGGTTTCTGGAAACCAGGAGCAGGTATTATACACCAAGTAGTTTTAGAAAACTATGCTTTCCCTGGCGGAATGATGATTGGTACTGACTCTCATACTGTAAATGCAGGAGGTCTTGGTATGCTTGCTATTGGAGTAGGTGGTGCCGATGCTGTAGATGTAATGAGTGGTATGGCTTGGGAACTTAAATTCCCGAAACTTATAGGTGTAAAACTAACAGGTAAACTATCTGGCTGGACAGCTCCTAAAGACGTTATTCTTAAAGTAGCTGGTATCCTTACTGTAAAAGGTGGTACAGGTGCGGTTGTAGAATATTTTGGAGAAGGTGCTAAGGCAATGTCTTGTACTGGTAAAGGTACTATTTGTAACATGGGTGCAGAAGTTGGAGCAACTACCTCTACTTTTGGATATGACGAGTCTATGGATCGTTACCTACGTGCTACAAACAGAGCTGATGTAGCCGATGCAGCTAACGAAGTAGCATCTTACCTTACTGCAGATGATGAAGTATATGCTAATCCTGAGCAATATTTTGATCAAGTTATCGAAATAAACCTTAGCGAACTAGAACCATACCTTAATGGTCCTTTCACTCCAGATTTAGCTACACCTATCTCTAAAATGAGAGAAACAGCTATTAAGAACGATTGGCCATTAAACATTCAAGTAGGTTTGATAGGTTCTTGTACAAACTCTTCTTACGAAGATATTTCACGTTCGGCTTCACTAGCTAAGCAAGTTGCAGATAAAAATCTAAAAACAAAATCTAAATTTACGATTACTCCAGGATCTGAAGTAGTACGTTATACTATAGAGCGCGATGGTTTTATTGATACTTTCGATAAAATTGGAGCTACGGTATTTGCTAATGCCTGCGGACCGTGTATTGGTATGTGGGATAGAGAAGGTTCTGAAAAAGAAGAGCGCAACACAATTGTTCACTCATTTAACCGTAACTTCTCTAAGCGTGCCGATGGTAACCCTAACACACTTGCATTTGTAGGCTCTCCTGAGCTTGTAACAGCACTGGCTATTGCAGGAGACTTAGGATTTAACCCATTGACAGATAAATTAATAAACGAAGATGGTGAAGAGGTAATGCTTGATGAGCCAACAGGTAACGAACTACCACCTAAAGGATTTGATGCTGAAGACCCAGGTTTTCAAGCTCCTGCAGTCGATGGATCTGGAGTGAAAATTGTTGTAAGCGATAGTTCAGAGCGTTTACAATTACTAGCTCCGTTTACACCATGGGATGGCGAAAATATTATAGGTGCTAAATTGCTTATAAAAGCTTTTGGTAAATGTACTACCGACCATATTTCTATGGCAGGACCTTGGTTACGTTTTCGTGGTCACCTAGACAATATATCAAACAATATGCTTATAGGTGCTATTAATGCATTTAACCAAAAAACAAACAACGTTAAGAATCAGCTTACAGGCGAGTATGATGCTGTACCTGCTACAGCGCGTGCTTATAAAGCTGCGGGTGTACCTACAGTAGTAGTGGGAGACCACAACTATGGCGAAGGTTCTAGCCGTGAGCATGCTGCTATGGAGCCAAGACACCTTGGTGTAAGAGTAGTACTTGTAAAATCGTTTGCACGTATACACGAAACTAACCTTAAAAAACAAGGAATGTTAGGGTTAACGTTTGCTAACGAAGCTGATTATGACAAGATACAAGAAGATGATACCTTTAACTTTATAGATCTTAAGGAGTTTGCACCAGGTAAACAACTTACTATTGAGGTAGTACATGCAGATGGTACTAAAGAGGTTATTATGGCTAACCATTCGTATAACGAAGGACAAATAGGCTGGTTTGTTGCAGGTAGTGCACTAAACCTTATTGCTGCTGCAAGCAATGCTTAA
- a CDS encoding AAA family ATPase yields MSDVAAIQHLVQKQKDLKKEIAKIIVGQDDVINQIVISIFSGGHALLVGVPGLAKTLMVNTISQALGLDFKRIQFTPDLMPSDILGSEILDENRQFKFIKGPIFSNIILADEINRTPPKTQAALLEAMQEKAVTIAGHHHKLSLPYFVLATQNPIEQEGTYPLPEAQLDRFMFAIKLEYPSFEEEVQVVKSTTADVKQIVSPLFTAQEILDFQNLIRRIPVADNVIEYAVKLVSKTRPGNPLTDDFVNTYLDWGAGPRASQNLILAAKTNAALNGKYSPDIEDVQAVATGILRHRIIKNYKADAEGITEEMIITKLF; encoded by the coding sequence ATGTCAGACGTAGCAGCTATTCAGCATTTAGTGCAAAAACAAAAAGACCTTAAGAAAGAAATTGCAAAAATAATTGTAGGTCAGGATGATGTGATAAACCAAATAGTGATAAGTATCTTCTCTGGAGGGCATGCACTGCTTGTAGGTGTGCCAGGTTTGGCAAAGACACTTATGGTAAACACCATATCGCAGGCTCTTGGTCTTGACTTTAAACGTATACAGTTTACCCCAGATCTTATGCCTTCGGATATATTAGGGAGTGAAATACTAGATGAGAACAGGCAATTTAAATTCATAAAAGGACCTATATTTTCTAATATAATATTAGCAGATGAAATAAACCGTACACCACCAAAAACCCAAGCAGCCTTACTTGAGGCTATGCAGGAAAAAGCGGTAACTATTGCGGGACACCACCATAAGCTTTCTTTACCTTATTTTGTTTTAGCAACACAAAACCCAATAGAGCAAGAGGGTACATATCCGTTACCAGAGGCACAGTTAGATAGATTTATGTTTGCTATTAAGCTAGAGTATCCTTCTTTTGAAGAAGAAGTGCAAGTAGTAAAAAGCACTACGGCAGATGTAAAGCAAATAGTATCGCCACTATTTACAGCACAAGAAATTCTTGATTTTCAAAATCTGATACGTAGAATACCTGTTGCTGATAACGTTATTGAATATGCTGTAAAGCTTGTGAGTAAAACAAGACCAGGTAACCCTCTAACAGATGATTTTGTAAATACCTACCTCGATTGGGGTGCAGGGCCACGTGCATCACAAAACTTAATTTTGGCAGCAAAAACTAATGCCGCACTTAATGGTAAGTACTCTCCCGATATAGAGGATGTGCAGGCTGTTGCTACGGGGATATTACGACATAGAATCATTAAGAATTACAAAGCTGATGCAGAGGGTATTACTGAAGAAATGATAATAACAAAACTTTTTTAA